In Fibrobacter sp. UWH6, the genomic stretch AGCAAGCTGTTCATGTAAATTCTTCAGAGTTCTGGAGACAACGAACGGAGTTACCGTTGTTCTTATTGTTGTTGTTCATGTTGGCATTCTCGTTGTTGTAGTTCAAGTTCATGTTATAGGCGTTGTTGCTATTGTTCTCGCTAGCAGACCAGAAGTTGGCGTTGTTGCCGGCATTGTTGAAATTGCCATTGTTGTTTCTGTTGCCTGCAGGGAGCGCGGAGAAGCCGTAGGCCCTACATGAATTTGATGGGCAGCCGCTATTAAACACGGCATGGAGTGCCTTGCGGCAGGCCATCGCCATGGGTTTGTCTACTCCTCTGCATCGCAGGCGAGAGCGGGCTGCTGAACTCTGAAAGGTTTTCTCCCACGGTGTCATTACCGCAAGACTCTAACCGTAAAAGATTCAATATGGTTTCAATTTTTGCATTTACGAAAATCCACTGGTTGTTCGCGATTTGTTTAAGGTCCTGTAATATGCGAAGCTGGATCCTTGCACGCACCAGTATTTGCATGGCACGATCAAAGTCGAACTTGGCAAAACCCTGCATGGCAAGCTGCATCATCTCCAGAAGTTCCATGGAGTCGTTGCGCAGCCTATCGCCAAGGCCGAACTTGTAATTCTTGTAGAACTTACCCGTACGCCTGCATATATCCAAGGTATAGTCGTACATTTCGCGATAGGCAAGCATCATGTTTCGTGGGTTTACATTGGAATGAGATTCCTGTTTTTTTGAAGCGGGCGAAGTCTTTGGCACCGCCCCAAGCACAGACTTTTTCCAATCGTCAAAGTTCTCTAATACGGGTAACCCAGTAATTACTACATGATTCTCATCAATAACCTTGTAACTGTACTTGCCATCGCATTCCTCCTGGATTTTAGCAAGCAATGTATCAGGGAATCCGAGATACACCATTTCGGCCGAGATGTTCTTGAAAAATCGGGCATTGATTTTAAACGGTCGGAACAACTTACTGAACAGAAATGAAGATCGTTCCCAGGCCTGCCAGAATTTACTATCGCGAACTAAATGGATTTCACACCGGTTTTGCGACTCTATGCTATAAATTTTTTCAATTTTCATTCCACATTCACCTTTTTTTTTACACAAGCAAATATAGATTACACAAGTGTCATATTTTGACATAGGTTACTTTTCCAAAAAAAATCGACCCGCCCTTTTGGGGCGGGGATGATTTTTTTCCGGCTTCGCCGGGTCCGTTCCCTTTGGGCTTCGCCCTTTTGGATCGGACCTACGCGCCTGCTTTGTCCACAGAGTGGATAACAGCGACTAAAGAACTGAAGTTCGAAGTCTCGCTGTATAGCTGGCGCGTGCTAGTGGTGCTACGCACCTCTAGTTAGAGTTCTGGAGACAACGAACGGAGTAACCGGCGTACTTACTGCGGCTGTCCATGTTGGCACTCCCGCGGCGGTAGAGCAAGTTCATGTAATAGGCGTAGTTGCTATCGTTCTCGCTAGCAGACCAGAAGAGGGCGTAGTAGCCGGCATTGTAGAAAATGCCATCGTCGTATCTGTCGCCTGCAGGGAGCGCGGAGAAGCCGTAGGTATCCGTTCCGTTGCCATTGCCGGACCAGCCACTGCCCGACTTAAGAGCCTTACCAGCAGCGCTGGAACCACCAACAGCCTTGAACAATGTTTGCCATTCGTCGTATGTTGGCAAATGCCAGCCGCTGGGACACACACCCTGCACAATAGCCGGCAGAGTACAAGTCTTGCCGAAGCCGCAAGTCTGAGGATTATCAGCATCATTTGCCAAGGCAACAGAGTCAATGGCTGCAGCCCAGGTGTAAAGGCGACCGGTTACATCGCAATTCTCTGCCTTATTATCATAGCACCAGGACTTACCCTTCAGGCTCGGCATTTTTGTAGAATCGGCATAGTTCAGGTTCTCGGCCATCCACACCTGATCGCCGATCTTTACGGTCTTATAGGTCTTATTGTCGCGTTTATCAGTCATGGTGCCGTAGGTGATTTCCGGATTCAGACGAGCTTCCTTTGGCACATCAAAAGTCCAGTCTCCCATCAGGCTTACCCAGCCCTTGCTAGAGCAGTAGTACTTGTTGGTTGCAGTCTCCTTGCCGTTCATGGTCTTGCCCACTTCGGCACTGGTGCACTTTTCGCCATAGGTGTCGTAGTCTATTTCTGCAGCCACCTGCCAGTTGCTGTTCTTGCACACGTAGTAAGTTTCGCCGCTCTTGCCGATTTCGCCGGTGCGGTTGGTGGTGCAGCCCATTAGGCCCAGGCTCACATCATTTGCATTCGTAGCCACCCACTGATCCAGGGCCTCGTCGTACTTGTACTGCACATCGGTGGAGTCCCCCTTCTTGATATCACCATCGCTACCTTCTACCCAACCCTGGGTATCAACGGTAATGTTGTTGGTGGATTCCCACTTGCGGTTCTTGCAAATGTACCAGGTTCCATTCACCTTGCCCGTATTCAAAGAAATGTCGGCTTCGCGAGTTTCGGTGCAACCGCCAAGGGCGGCTTCAACCGTGGAGGCGTTTCTCCAAGCATTTTTAGCGCCGTCGTAAACATAGTTCACGGACTTGGTTACGCTTCCCTGCTTGATTTCGCCATCTTCGCCGGCAGCCCACTGGTAAGTGTCCTTTTCAATGTCGCTAGCTTCTACCCAACCCTCGCCATTACAGATATAGCGGGTTTTAGTACCATAGGCTTCAACAAGTTCATTGGTGGTTGCGGCAACCACGCCCTTGCTATCGGCTTCGCAAGCCTCAAGGCCATAATTTGCATACCAGAAATTGCGCACATACTTTTCAAAGTCCGGAGCCGAACCCAACCCCCAGCTATTGATGTTGGAACGAATCGAAGATAGCTTGCCATTCAAGTCTTGTTCGTTAGCCCAGTCCGCAATCTTTGCCTTAGTGGAAGCGTCATTCCATTCGCCATCCTTCTCGATGTCGGTTGCGAACTTTGTCAAAAGTTCCGTGAGTTCCGCTTCGCTGCGATTACCCTGCATCAAAATGCTGAAGGCCAAAAGGGCGGCATTACCCTCGCCCTTGCTAAAGATGTTCAGGTCTTCGGAGTTCGCAAAATCGCCCTGGATACCAAAGGCGTTGAAGATTTCTGCTTCGGCCTGTTTCTTGGCAGCAGGAACATTCACGCCGGTGCCCACCAGGTAAAGGGCGCGTTCATATTCAAGGTGAGTCAGCAAGTTGATGTTCACCTTTTCGCGGTCGCTAAGGTCTGTAAGTGCGTTCAAGGTAATGGTACCGCCAGACTTTTTACCGCTGACTTCATTGCGGTAGTAGCCGCTGGCTTCGAGCAATGCATACTGGCTAGCCAAGGTAACGCTAGATACTCCGAACTCACCGTTGTCGCTGGTAATCTTGCCCGTAAAGCTCTTGCCGGTCTGTGCGTAGGTTTCGCCATCCAGTTCATAAAGCTTAACCGCCGAACCCGTCACAAACGGTCCCTTTTGGCTAACGCCTGCAATGGACTTATCCTTCACCTTCACAACATCAGGCTGTTCGTAGGCCGTGGAATCCTGCTCATACTTGAAACTGCTACTGGACATCGGGTCGTCCTTCTTGCTACTGGAAGAGCCTGGCTTGACAGAAGAAGAGGAACTAGGCTTGACAGATGAAGAAGAGTCTATTTTGTCAGATGAAGAGGAACTAGGCTTGACACTCGACGAGGAATCGTCGCCGTCCGTTTCGTCATCGGAAATCCATTTGCCGTCTTCGCAGATGTAGGCGGTCTTTTCATCCTTCACGTAGGCGGTAGCGCCCTCCCGCTTGTCGCTGCAAACAGGCAAGTCATCGAAAGTCGCAACAACCAAATCGGCCTCAGAAACGGAACCATTTGCAGAGGTCCCGGAATTGGACTCGCCGTCACCGCAGGCCCAAAAGGCCAACGGGGCACAAAGCAGCGGAAGCATCAGCGAAATCTTTTTACGCATATAAAACTCCTAGGGTAAAATGGAGGTTGTCTATAAATAGGAATATACGTTTTTTTATAGATGAGTGCAACAGATAAGTGCTAACTCAGCCCTTACAAGCGGGCAATGCTCGCAGCAAATTCAACAAAATCGCTTAGGTTATTCTTGACAATGGAGTAAATTATTTTGTTGTCAATAATTTCCATTGACAAACCTCTTTATTTTTTCTGCACGGCAAGCACGGATAATCGGCAAAAAATCCTCGTAAAAATAGAGGGCCTTCATAAGGTACTTGTGGAATACCGTATGGTCAAACTTGATGCGTTCACCGGTGGTCATCACCTGATGCAAAAATACACCCTCGGCCTTGGACAAATCTGAAATGTCGATTTCTCGACCGCAAAGAAGACTCAATTCCACCTGCATTGTCGCAAGCGAATCAAAATCCAGGCTTTCCTTTGAATGGACCACAAGGTCAATATCGCTATACTCGTTGAAATTACCTTTCGCAAAGGAGCCATAAAGGATTACCGCATCAATGGAATCCTGATGCGCAAAATAGTCCTGCAACTTGGACTTGATTATGTCCTTTTGTATCTGCACAGCTAGAATATAACTATTTCAACAAAACAACGCAAGCCGATTTCCCAACGCAATTTTTCATTTATCTTTTTTTCTAAATTTTGCAGGTAAAATTTCAAGCCCCGCGCCCAGCACTTCGAGCATCAAACCTCGTACCTGGAGCCTCGAACCTGGAACCTATAAATGAGCGAAGATATTTTAAAGAAGATTGTTGACAAGAGACGTGCAGACATTGAACGCCTTGGTCTCACCTTTGGCTTTGACATTCCTGAAAAGCGTACCGTGGGCCGCTGCGAATTCCTCGGCCGTCCGGGACCTATTCTCGAGGTCAAGCGAGCTTCGCCCTCCAAGGGGGACATTGCCCCGGACTTGGTTCCTGCGGATTTGGCACGCACCTACGCCGCCGCCGGCGCACAGGCAATTTCTGTGCTTACGGAAACCAACTACTTCAAGGGAACTTTGGCAGACCTGATTGCGGTGGCCAAGGCCGTGGATAATGGAGATGGCACCAAGAAGTGCGCCGTGCTCCGTAAGGACTTCTTGCTGTTCGAAGATGAAATCGACATCGCCTACCGCTGCGGTGCCGACGCGGTTCTCTTGATTGCCCGCATCCTGGATGACGAACAGCTTTTGAAGATGGCTCGCCGTGCCCAAAGTTTCGAGATGCAGGCCTTCGTGGAAGTCCGTGAACCGGATGATTTGAGAAAGTTGAACTTGGTGCTGGAAGCCTTGGGCGAAAGCGTAGAAAAGACCATCGTCGCAGGCGTAAACAGCCGAGACTTGGCAACCTTCCACATCGACCCCATGGTTCCTGCGGCTATCCGCAACAAGTTGCCGGCAAAGGCCGTCTTTGAAAGCGGCGTACACACTCCTGCCGATGCCGCATTCGCCCGCAGTCTGGGCTTCAAGGGAATTCTCGTTGGCGAAGCCGTGGCAAAGAACCCGCCGCTGGCCGCCAAGCTGGTTGCCGCATTTGGCACCGCAGAAGATAACCGCCGCGGTGACTTCTGGAAAACCTTTGCAGAACGCCGTGACGCCAAACGCGCCGCCTACGCCGCAGCTATGGCAGACGCAGGTATGGAAAGCGCCGCCGCAGAAAGTGCTGCCCACAAGATTCCCATGGTCAAGATTTGCGGCATCACCCGCGAAGAAGACGGTTTTGCCGCCGCCGAAATGGGCGCCGACATGCTGGGCTTTGTTTTCAGCAATACCAAGCGTCTCACCAACGAAACCTTCGTTCGTAACTTTACCCAACTGCTCCGTAACGAATACGCCGCAGAAGGCCGCACCTGCCCCCTGTTTATCGGCGTCATTACCGAGACCACCACAGAAGAAGGCAAAACAGCCATTAAGCTTGCCGCCGAAGGCATTCTGGACGCAGTGCAGTTCCACGGATTTGCAGCACCCGCATTTGACGCAATTCCCGCAGAAGGTGCAAGCGCCGCCCAATCTCCAGCCCTCCCCTGCTACAACGCCCTTCGCATCGGTTCCGCAGAAGACTTCGAAAACTTCGCCGCCATCCGCAAGCACGGCGAACCCCGCGTTCTTCTGGACGCCAAGGTAGAAGGCATCCCCGGCGGATCCGGCCAGCGCATTCCTGAAGAACTGCTTCGCGAAAAAGCAGGCGAAACACCCTTCTGGCTCGCCGGCGGCATCACTCCCGAGAACATCGGCGACATTTGCGCAAAGTTCTCCCCGGAACTTATCGATGTTTCCAGCGGCGTAGAAGACGCACCAGGCATCAAGAACGCAGAAAAGATGATGCAGCTGTTCGAAGCAATCAACAGCTTGTAAGAATTCTCAATAAGCATTCAAAAAATTCAAACTCCAGAAATCACAACTCCGGAGTTTTCTCATTTTTCTAACGCATGTTAATCCGCACTGCCGTATTTTGAAAACTAACCGTTTCTTTTCCGTCTCCGTTCTTCGTGCATAAGCTTGATTTCGGCTTCGATTTCTTCCTCACTCATGCCGGCAGTACCATTGCGAAGAGCATTTTCATTTGCAGCCTTGAAGGCCGCTAGCAATCCTGTCGGATCGTAAATAGCACCGTTGTCGTTTACCACCAATGGAATAGTTGGATTAATCATGTTCAAAAAAGTCCTTGGAGTTACTGCAAATTCGCAATCAGGGAAATGCTTTGTATTTCCGGTTACGATGTAAGCACCCTTGTCCTGATTGGCAAAAGCAACATCATAAAAGATGACGTCATCCATATCCGGTAAAATCTTCCCGGTCGATGGAATGGAAACCTTGAGCGCATTCTTTAAGATGATTTCAATTACATTTTCTGCTTCTTTGTGAATAAAGCCAAATTTCGTTCTAAACAAAACTTCTTTATATTCTTCAACGATC encodes the following:
- a CDS encoding nucleotidyltransferase domain-containing protein, which encodes MQIQKDIIKSKLQDYFAHQDSIDAVILYGSFAKGNFNEYSDIDLVVHSKESLDFDSLATMQVELSLLCGREIDISDLSKAEGVFLHQVMTTGERIKFDHTVFHKYLMKALYFYEDFLPIIRACRAEKIKRFVNGNY
- a CDS encoding FISUMP domain-containing protein is translated as MAMACRKALHAVFNSGCPSNSCRAYGFSALPAGNRNNNGNFNNAGNNANFWSASENNSNNAYNMNLNYNNENANMNNNNKNNGNSVRCLQNSEEFT
- a CDS encoding bifunctional indole-3-glycerol phosphate synthase/phosphoribosylanthranilate isomerase, which codes for MSEDILKKIVDKRRADIERLGLTFGFDIPEKRTVGRCEFLGRPGPILEVKRASPSKGDIAPDLVPADLARTYAAAGAQAISVLTETNYFKGTLADLIAVAKAVDNGDGTKKCAVLRKDFLLFEDEIDIAYRCGADAVLLIARILDDEQLLKMARRAQSFEMQAFVEVREPDDLRKLNLVLEALGESVEKTIVAGVNSRDLATFHIDPMVPAAIRNKLPAKAVFESGVHTPADAAFARSLGFKGILVGEAVAKNPPLAAKLVAAFGTAEDNRRGDFWKTFAERRDAKRAAYAAAMADAGMESAAAESAAHKIPMVKICGITREEDGFAAAEMGADMLGFVFSNTKRLTNETFVRNFTQLLRNEYAAEGRTCPLFIGVITETTTEEGKTAIKLAAEGILDAVQFHGFAAPAFDAIPAEGASAAQSPALPCYNALRIGSAEDFENFAAIRKHGEPRVLLDAKVEGIPGGSGQRIPEELLREKAGETPFWLAGGITPENIGDICAKFSPELIDVSSGVEDAPGIKNAEKMMQLFEAINSL
- a CDS encoding four helix bundle protein, with protein sequence MKIEKIYSIESQNRCEIHLVRDSKFWQAWERSSFLFSKLFRPFKINARFFKNISAEMVYLGFPDTLLAKIQEECDGKYSYKVIDENHVVITGLPVLENFDDWKKSVLGAVPKTSPASKKQESHSNVNPRNMMLAYREMYDYTLDICRRTGKFYKNYKFGLGDRLRNDSMELLEMMQLAMQGFAKFDFDRAMQILVRARIQLRILQDLKQIANNQWIFVNAKIETILNLLRLESCGNDTVGENLSEFSSPLSPAMQRSRQTHGDGLPQGTPCRV
- a CDS encoding putative toxin-antitoxin system toxin component, PIN family, which gives rise to MLYAVIDTNVLVSAALARNQIESVPYLILLEILKKSFIPIVDESIVEEYKEVLFRTKFGFIHKEAENVIEIILKNALKVSIPSTGKILPDMDDVIFYDVAFANQDKGAYIVTGNTKHFPDCEFAVTPRTFLNMINPTIPLVVNDNGAIYDPTGLLAAFKAANENALRNGTAGMSEEEIEAEIKLMHEERRRKRNG
- a CDS encoding fibrobacter succinogenes major paralogous domain-containing protein — encoded protein: MRKKISLMLPLLCAPLAFWACGDGESNSGTSANGSVSEADLVVATFDDLPVCSDKREGATAYVKDEKTAYICEDGKWISDDETDGDDSSSSVKPSSSSSDKIDSSSSVKPSSSSSVKPGSSSSKKDDPMSSSSFKYEQDSTAYEQPDVVKVKDKSIAGVSQKGPFVTGSAVKLYELDGETYAQTGKSFTGKITSDNGEFGVSSVTLASQYALLEASGYYRNEVSGKKSGGTITLNALTDLSDREKVNINLLTHLEYERALYLVGTGVNVPAAKKQAEAEIFNAFGIQGDFANSEDLNIFSKGEGNAALLAFSILMQGNRSEAELTELLTKFATDIEKDGEWNDASTKAKIADWANEQDLNGKLSSIRSNINSWGLGSAPDFEKYVRNFWYANYGLEACEADSKGVVAATTNELVEAYGTKTRYICNGEGWVEASDIEKDTYQWAAGEDGEIKQGSVTKSVNYVYDGAKNAWRNASTVEAALGGCTETREADISLNTGKVNGTWYICKNRKWESTNNITVDTQGWVEGSDGDIKKGDSTDVQYKYDEALDQWVATNANDVSLGLMGCTTNRTGEIGKSGETYYVCKNSNWQVAAEIDYDTYGEKCTSAEVGKTMNGKETATNKYYCSSKGWVSLMGDWTFDVPKEARLNPEITYGTMTDKRDNKTYKTVKIGDQVWMAENLNYADSTKMPSLKGKSWCYDNKAENCDVTGRLYTWAAAIDSVALANDADNPQTCGFGKTCTLPAIVQGVCPSGWHLPTYDEWQTLFKAVGGSSAAGKALKSGSGWSGNGNGTDTYGFSALPAGDRYDDGIFYNAGYYALFWSASENDSNYAYYMNLLYRRGSANMDSRSKYAGYSVRCLQNSN